One window of the Rosa rugosa chromosome 3, drRosRugo1.1, whole genome shotgun sequence genome contains the following:
- the LOC133741486 gene encoding uncharacterized protein LOC133741486: MASMMSVSHWKLSSLRTMPLPPSTTSRFPKRAQCSPIKQEPEVDSSSAAILCEPCNGKGWLLCDFCKGQKTNVKSDSNRTYRRCPTCRAIGYVLCSKCKVFKCVTFPNYNDGEELSF; the protein is encoded by the exons ATGGCGTCGATGATGTCTGTCTCCCACTGGAAACTCAGCTCTTTACGGACTATGCCACTGCCACCGTCAACGACGAGTCGTTTTCCGAAGCGCGCGCAATGCTCACCAATCAAGCAAGAACCAGAG GTTGATTCTTCTTCTGCAGCAATTTTGTGCGAGCCTTGCAATGGCAAAGGGTGGTTACTCTGTGATTTCTGTAAAGGACAGAAAACCAATGTGAAATCTGACTCTAATAGGACCTATCGGCGTTGCCCAACTTGTAGAGCC ATTGGGTATGTGCTGTGTTCAAAGTGTAAGGTCTTCAAATGTGTCACATTCCCAAATTACAATGATGGTGAAGAGTTGTCTTTTTGA
- the LOC133741485 gene encoding protein SMALL AUXIN UP-REGULATED RNA 51-like, with translation MSNSTTMDSKKSNKIREIVRLQQILKKWRKIANSPKASSNTISSSNKSIKFLKRTLSLSDKTGSTCEASNNAHVPKGYLAVCVGEELKRFVIPTDYLGRPAFQFLLREAEEEFGFQQTGVLRIPCEVSVFEELLKMVEEDRDTFFMQGCYSESQLNFYHPESPMCR, from the coding sequence ATGAGCAACAGCACCACCATGGATTCAAAGAAGTCTAACAAGATCAGGGAGATTGTGAGGCTTCAACAGATTCTCAAAAAGTGGAGAAAGATCGCTAACTCGCCAAAAGCGAGCTCCAATACcatcagcagcagcaacaaGAGCATCAAGTTTCTGAAAAGAACACTTTCTCTATCAGATAAAACAGGCAGTACCTGTGAAGCTTCTAACAATGCTCATGTCCCCAAAGGCTACCTTGCTGTTTGTGTTGGAGAAGAGCTCAAGAGATTCGTCATTCCAACAGATTATCTTGGCCGTCCTGCTTTTCAGTTTCTGCTGAGAGAAGCTGAGGAGGAGTTTGGGTTTCAACAGACCGGCGTTCTGAGGATTCCATGTGAGGTTTCTGTGTtcgaagagcttctgaagatGGTGGAGGAAGATAGGGATACATTCTTCATGCAAGGATGCTATTCAGAAAGCCAGCTCAACTTTTACCACCCAGAAAGCCCAATGTGCAGATAA